Part of the Citrobacter sp. Marseille-Q6884 genome, CATCAATGGGTAACTCAGTCATACATCTCTCTGTAAATCGCGTTCCAGCGGTAACTCTACTGTAATGCTAACCCCGCCAAAAGGCGAATGGCTCGCTCGGATGAAGCCATTATGCGCCTGGACGATGTTGACGCAAATCGCCAGACCCAACCCGGAACCGCCACTGGCACGGTTACGGGAACCTTCGGTGCGATAAAATCGTTCAAACAGTTTTTGTAATTGCTCTTCACTAACGCCGGGCGCGGAGTCGGCAAAGGTTAATAACACCATGCGTTCACGCTGTTCGGCGCTGATGTGCAACCCGCCGCCGCTGTCGGTATAGCGCAGGCTGTTTTCCAGCAGATTGTTGAACAGTTGCATTAGACGATCACGGTCGCCAAAGACCGTCATGCTGTCCGGCAGAGAGAGTTGTATGGTTAACCCGCGGCTGGCAAAACGCTCGCGAAATGCACCGCTGGCGACTTCCAGCAAAGGAATAAGATCCAGTGATGTTTTTTGGTATGCCAGCGCACCTTCGTCGGACATAGAGAGCTGGTGAAGATCGTCGACCAGTTTGGTGAGCGTACCGACTTCGGCCTGCAACGAGGCTACCGATTCTGGCGTGAACTGGCGTACGCCATCCTGAATCGCTTCCAGTTCGCCACGTAAAACGGCCAGCGGTGTGCGCAGTTCGTGAGAAATATCGGCCATAAAATCGCGGCGCATCTGCTGGTTTTTCTCCAGTGTACTGGCAAGCTGGTTGAAATCTTGCGCCAGTTTGCCCAGTTCATCGGTGCTGCTGGATGCCACTCGGGTGGTGAAATCCCCGGCGGCCAGCTTGTGCGTGCCTTCTACCAGCCGTTTGACCGGAGCCAGCAGGCTGCGCGCCAGTGAAAAGGTTGCCAGTGCCGCTAACAGCGTCGAAAGCGCGACAATAAGCCAACTGCTTCGGCGCTGTTGTTTATCAAAATTGATATCCGTATTACGCGTTAACCGCTCGACGGGCGAAGC contains:
- the baeS gene encoding two-component system sensor histidine kinase BaeS — protein: MTFWRPGITGKLFLAIFATCIVLLISMHWAVRFSFERGFIDYIKHGNEQRLQMLSDALGDQYEQHGNWRFLRNNDRFVFQILRSFEHDNDDDKPGPGMPPHGWRTQFWVVDQNARVLVGPRAPIPRDGTRRPIKVNGMEVGAVIASPVERLTRNTDINFDKQQRRSSWLIVALSTLLAALATFSLARSLLAPVKRLVEGTHKLAAGDFTTRVASSSTDELGKLAQDFNQLASTLEKNQQMRRDFMADISHELRTPLAVLRGELEAIQDGVRQFTPESVASLQAEVGTLTKLVDDLHQLSMSDEGALAYQKTSLDLIPLLEVASGAFRERFASRGLTIQLSLPDSMTVFGDRDRLMQLFNNLLENSLRYTDSGGGLHISAEQRERMVLLTFADSAPGVSEEQLQKLFERFYRTEGSRNRASGGSGLGLAICVNIVQAHNGFIRASHSPFGGVSITVELPLERDLQRDV